From a single Calothrix sp. NIES-2098 genomic region:
- a CDS encoding phage SPO1 DNA polymerase-related protein: MSSETQLSLFDDSSFNQSQRDLIPTDSKIPIPPNTYTNMTELAQHCNQCHRCGLGNSRTHAVVGRGNLKAPIMVVGEAPGQHEDETGLPFVGKSGQLLEKILASVNLSTEHDVYIGNINKCRPPENRVPTTEEMAACLPYLLEQIRLVDPKIILLTGATAVKGLTGDKRGITKIRGQWIEWQGRLCMPIFHPSYLLRNPSREVGSPKWLMWQDIQAVRAKYDEIR, from the coding sequence ATGAGCAGCGAAACCCAACTCAGCCTATTTGACGACTCAAGTTTCAACCAAAGCCAAAGAGATCTGATTCCCACAGACAGCAAAATTCCCATACCTCCCAACACATATACCAACATGACTGAGTTGGCACAGCATTGCAATCAGTGCCACCGTTGTGGGTTAGGAAACAGCCGCACTCATGCTGTCGTTGGACGCGGAAACCTGAAAGCACCAATTATGGTTGTAGGGGAAGCACCAGGCCAACACGAAGACGAGACAGGTTTACCATTTGTCGGCAAATCAGGGCAGTTGCTAGAGAAAATTTTGGCATCAGTGAATCTCAGCACTGAGCATGATGTATATATTGGCAATATTAATAAATGTCGCCCGCCAGAGAATCGAGTCCCAACTACTGAAGAAATGGCGGCTTGCCTGCCCTATTTACTTGAACAAATTCGCTTAGTCGATCCAAAAATTATTTTGTTAACTGGTGCAACTGCGGTTAAAGGCTTAACTGGCGATAAGCGTGGTATTACCAAAATCCGCGGACAGTGGATAGAGTGGCAAGGGCGTTTGTGTATGCCAATTTTTCATCCTTCCTACTTACTGCGCAACCCTTCTCGCGAAGTTGGCAGCCCTAAATGGCTGATGTGGCAGGATATACAAGCTGTACGTGCGAAATACGATGAGATTCGTTAA
- a CDS encoding TPR-related region produces the protein MSTDGNNTDPLKVSKKYEKLTKRNTIIHEFNQSSSEISLSLASKDLLSEASKLLHQGVKQQQAGDLNAAIKSLEESLVLFQALGNSRKQEKVLSLLALTAYTSGSYQKTISYCEQCLSLMTDTSDLAVRMQIFSHLGNAYRHLNNYEKAIQFLEESLKITQQQQDRRSQVAALNNLGLVYKAVGKVAQAIEYQEQSLKIVRELQDNWGEEQVLKNLGNTWYALDDYPKAIAYYEKCLDLSRTLKNLRSAVYVLKNLGNSCYALGDYAKAIIYYEERLQLARVIQDKRSEEQSLGSLGVACEALGDYSKAITYHEQRLFLARAINDVRTQEQALASLKLACYALGDYAKAMQYQTTEFD, from the coding sequence ATGTCTACAGATGGAAACAATACAGATCCCTTAAAAGTTTCAAAAAAATATGAAAAGCTCACCAAGCGCAACACCATTATCCATGAATTTAACCAAAGTTCATCAGAAATCAGTCTTTCACTAGCAAGTAAAGATCTGCTATCAGAAGCATCTAAACTTCTGCATCAAGGAGTTAAACAGCAACAAGCTGGGGATTTAAATGCGGCAATTAAGTCTTTAGAAGAATCTCTAGTGCTGTTTCAAGCATTAGGAAATTCCCGGAAACAGGAGAAAGTGCTTTCCTTGCTAGCATTAACAGCTTATACCTCAGGGAGTTACCAGAAAACTATCTCCTATTGCGAACAATGTCTTTCTTTAATGACTGACACCTCAGATCTAGCGGTGCGGATGCAGATATTTTCTCATTTGGGGAATGCTTACCGCCACCTCAACAACTATGAAAAAGCTATTCAGTTTTTGGAAGAGAGTTTAAAAATCACCCAGCAGCAGCAAGATCGGCGCAGTCAAGTAGCGGCTTTAAATAATCTGGGTTTGGTTTATAAAGCTGTAGGTAAAGTTGCACAAGCAATTGAGTATCAAGAGCAAAGTTTGAAAATTGTCCGAGAACTTCAAGACAATTGGGGTGAGGAACAAGTATTGAAAAATTTGGGTAATACTTGGTATGCATTAGACGATTATCCAAAAGCGATCGCTTACTATGAAAAGTGTTTAGACTTATCTCGTACCCTGAAAAATCTGCGTAGTGCCGTGTATGTACTCAAGAATCTGGGTAACTCCTGCTATGCTTTAGGTGATTATGCCAAAGCTATTATTTATTACGAAGAGCGCTTGCAATTAGCCAGAGTAATTCAAGACAAGCGTAGTGAGGAACAGTCTTTAGGAAGTTTAGGAGTTGCTTGTGAAGCTTTGGGTGATTATTCTAAAGCAATTACCTACCACGAACAACGTTTGTTCTTAGCTAGAGCTATCAACGATGTTCGCACTCAAGAACAAGCTCTTGCCAGTCTCAAACTTGCTTGTTACGCCTTAGGCGATTATGCCAAAGCAATGCAATATCAAACGACAGAGTTTGACTAG